The following proteins come from a genomic window of Tenebrio molitor chromosome 9, icTenMoli1.1, whole genome shotgun sequence:
- the LOC138139346 gene encoding zinc finger protein 32-like isoform X3, with protein sequence MPLDLQQEPPKRHRRQNKEMFETRDDYKPKQLCNPCLMKLEDFYQFLTICHATDQKFESILLNRHEWGNDTILDYTQQKMSVIVTAKPTLDQLDCNDIDLYKESVLPLENCSINEHEMLEIVENASTYTNLQENLDYLSPGYGMKKFHSDFYPEPTVLRHSSSYQSQDSCSSNVAINYSCQQNLNSQIPASDLYQKNPETFPDLNYANVGLDYSNYGARENIDYPSSYVETNKNESKKVDASQKVFPCPHCDKKFKRRVTLNAHIAIHTKIRPYVCDICKKSYAIKCDLTNHQKVHTDRNKCTYCSSSFPAPSKLQRHLRTHTKDKPFVCDFKNCNKSFSDKRNLDGHKSLHSNEFNFSCKECGKAFRTKNRLKQHGKSHTASTPYVCEVCSKAYKYKSTLIFHLKKHNGYYCPHCEKNCEKAVKLVRHKRVCNSRPK encoded by the exons ATGCCACTCGATCTTCAACAAGAACCCCCCAAACGACATCGAAgacaaaataaagaaatgttTGAAACTAGAG ATGACTACAAACCCAAACAATTGTGTAACCCATGCCTGATGAAACTCGAAGACTTCTACCAATTCCTGACAATCTGTCACGCCACCGACCAGAAATTCGAGTCGATCTTGTTGAACCGGCACGAATGGGGCAACGACACGATCCTCGACTACACACAACAAAAGATGAGCGTGATCGTGACGGCCAAACCCACCCTAGACCAACTGGACTGCAACGATATCGACTTGTATAAGGAGTCGGTGCTGCCGTTGGAGAACTGCTCCATCAACGAACACGAGATGCTCGAGATCGTCGAGAACGCCAGCACCTACACTAACTTGCAAGAGAATCTCGACTATTTGAGTCCGGGCTACGGGATGAAGAAGTTTCACAGCGACTTCTACCCGGAACCCACGGTTTTGAGGCATTCCTCGAGTTATCAGTCACAGGACTCTTGCTCGTCCAACGTGGCGATCAACTACAGCTGCCAGCAGAACCTCAACTCGCAGATCCCCGCCAGCGACTTGTATCAGAAGAATCCAGAGACGTTTCCAGATTTGAATTACGCCAACGTCGGTCTGGATTATTCGAATTATGGGGCGAGAGAAAACATCGACTATCCGAGTAGTTACGTCGAGACAAACAAGAACGAGTCGAAGAAAGTTGACGCGAGTCAGAAAGTCTTTCCTTGTCCTCACTGCGACAAGAAATTCAAGCGCAGAGTCACGCTGAACGCTCACATAGCAATCCACACGAAGATTCGCCCTTACGTGTGCGACATCTGCAAGAAGTCGTACGCGATCAAGTGCGATTTGACCAACCACCAGAAGGTACACACGGACCGCAACAAGTGCACGTACTGCTCCAGCTCGTTCCCCGCCCCGAGCAAACTGCAGAGACACTTGCGCACCCACACCAAAGACAAGCCCTTCGTGTGCGACTTCAAAAACTGCAACAAGTCGTTTTCGGATAAGCGCAACTTAGACGGGCACAAGTCCTTGCACTCGAACGAATTCAATTTCAGCTGCAAGGAGTGCGGGAAGGCCTTCAGGACGAAGAACAGGCTGAAGCAGCACGGCAAATCGCACACGGCGTCCACGCCGTACGTGTGCGAGGTCTGCTCCAAGGCCTACAAGTACAAGTCGACGCTGATCTTCCACCTGAAGAAGCACAACGGCTACTATTGTCCCCATTGCGAAAAAAACTGCGAAAAAGCTGTGAAACTGGTGAGGCACAAGAGAGTCTGCAACAGTCGACCCAAGTGA
- the LOC138139346 gene encoding zinc finger protein 567-like isoform X2 → MPLDLQQEPPKRHRRQNKEMFETRGELFKDDYKPKQLCNPCLMKLEDFYQFLTICHATDQKFESILLNRHEWGNDTILDYTQQKMSVIVTAKPTLDQLDCNDIDLYKESVLPLENCSINEHEMLEIVENASTYTNLQENLDYLSPGYGMKKFHSDFYPEPTVLRHSSSYQSQDSCSSNVAINYSCQQNLNSQIPASDLYQKNPETFPDLNYANVGLDYSNYGARENIDYPSSYVETNKNESKKVDASQKVFPCPHCDKKFKRRVTLNAHIAIHTKIRPYVCDICKKSYAIKCDLTNHQKVHTDRNKCTYCSSSFPAPSKLQRHLRTHTKDKPFVCDFKNCNKSFSDKRNLDGHKSLHSNEFNFSCKECGKAFRTKNRLKQHGKSHTASTPYVCEVCSKAYKYKSTLIFHLKKHNGYYCPHCEKNCEKAVKLVRHKRVCNSRPK, encoded by the exons ATGCCACTCGATCTTCAACAAGAACCCCCCAAACGACATCGAAgacaaaataaagaaatgttTGAAACTAGAGGTGAG CTTTTTAAAGATGACTACAAACCCAAACAATTGTGTAACCCATGCCTGATGAAACTCGAAGACTTCTACCAATTCCTGACAATCTGTCACGCCACCGACCAGAAATTCGAGTCGATCTTGTTGAACCGGCACGAATGGGGCAACGACACGATCCTCGACTACACACAACAAAAGATGAGCGTGATCGTGACGGCCAAACCCACCCTAGACCAACTGGACTGCAACGATATCGACTTGTATAAGGAGTCGGTGCTGCCGTTGGAGAACTGCTCCATCAACGAACACGAGATGCTCGAGATCGTCGAGAACGCCAGCACCTACACTAACTTGCAAGAGAATCTCGACTATTTGAGTCCGGGCTACGGGATGAAGAAGTTTCACAGCGACTTCTACCCGGAACCCACGGTTTTGAGGCATTCCTCGAGTTATCAGTCACAGGACTCTTGCTCGTCCAACGTGGCGATCAACTACAGCTGCCAGCAGAACCTCAACTCGCAGATCCCCGCCAGCGACTTGTATCAGAAGAATCCAGAGACGTTTCCAGATTTGAATTACGCCAACGTCGGTCTGGATTATTCGAATTATGGGGCGAGAGAAAACATCGACTATCCGAGTAGTTACGTCGAGACAAACAAGAACGAGTCGAAGAAAGTTGACGCGAGTCAGAAAGTCTTTCCTTGTCCTCACTGCGACAAGAAATTCAAGCGCAGAGTCACGCTGAACGCTCACATAGCAATCCACACGAAGATTCGCCCTTACGTGTGCGACATCTGCAAGAAGTCGTACGCGATCAAGTGCGATTTGACCAACCACCAGAAGGTACACACGGACCGCAACAAGTGCACGTACTGCTCCAGCTCGTTCCCCGCCCCGAGCAAACTGCAGAGACACTTGCGCACCCACACCAAAGACAAGCCCTTCGTGTGCGACTTCAAAAACTGCAACAAGTCGTTTTCGGATAAGCGCAACTTAGACGGGCACAAGTCCTTGCACTCGAACGAATTCAATTTCAGCTGCAAGGAGTGCGGGAAGGCCTTCAGGACGAAGAACAGGCTGAAGCAGCACGGCAAATCGCACACGGCGTCCACGCCGTACGTGTGCGAGGTCTGCTCCAAGGCCTACAAGTACAAGTCGACGCTGATCTTCCACCTGAAGAAGCACAACGGCTACTATTGTCCCCATTGCGAAAAAAACTGCGAAAAAGCTGTGAAACTGGTGAGGCACAAGAGAGTCTGCAACAGTCGACCCAAGTGA
- the LOC138139346 gene encoding zinc finger protein 32-like isoform X4: MKLEDFYQFLTICHATDQKFESILLNRHEWGNDTILDYTQQKMSVIVTAKPTLDQLDCNDIDLYKESVLPLENCSINEHEMLEIVENASTYTNLQENLDYLSPGYGMKKFHSDFYPEPTVLRHSSSYQSQDSCSSNVAINYSCQQNLNSQIPASDLYQKNPETFPDLNYANVGLDYSNYGARENIDYPSSYVETNKNESKKVDASQKVFPCPHCDKKFKRRVTLNAHIAIHTKIRPYVCDICKKSYAIKCDLTNHQKVHTDRNKCTYCSSSFPAPSKLQRHLRTHTKDKPFVCDFKNCNKSFSDKRNLDGHKSLHSNEFNFSCKECGKAFRTKNRLKQHGKSHTASTPYVCEVCSKAYKYKSTLIFHLKKHNGYYCPHCEKNCEKAVKLVRHKRVCNSRPK; encoded by the coding sequence ATGAAACTCGAAGACTTCTACCAATTCCTGACAATCTGTCACGCCACCGACCAGAAATTCGAGTCGATCTTGTTGAACCGGCACGAATGGGGCAACGACACGATCCTCGACTACACACAACAAAAGATGAGCGTGATCGTGACGGCCAAACCCACCCTAGACCAACTGGACTGCAACGATATCGACTTGTATAAGGAGTCGGTGCTGCCGTTGGAGAACTGCTCCATCAACGAACACGAGATGCTCGAGATCGTCGAGAACGCCAGCACCTACACTAACTTGCAAGAGAATCTCGACTATTTGAGTCCGGGCTACGGGATGAAGAAGTTTCACAGCGACTTCTACCCGGAACCCACGGTTTTGAGGCATTCCTCGAGTTATCAGTCACAGGACTCTTGCTCGTCCAACGTGGCGATCAACTACAGCTGCCAGCAGAACCTCAACTCGCAGATCCCCGCCAGCGACTTGTATCAGAAGAATCCAGAGACGTTTCCAGATTTGAATTACGCCAACGTCGGTCTGGATTATTCGAATTATGGGGCGAGAGAAAACATCGACTATCCGAGTAGTTACGTCGAGACAAACAAGAACGAGTCGAAGAAAGTTGACGCGAGTCAGAAAGTCTTTCCTTGTCCTCACTGCGACAAGAAATTCAAGCGCAGAGTCACGCTGAACGCTCACATAGCAATCCACACGAAGATTCGCCCTTACGTGTGCGACATCTGCAAGAAGTCGTACGCGATCAAGTGCGATTTGACCAACCACCAGAAGGTACACACGGACCGCAACAAGTGCACGTACTGCTCCAGCTCGTTCCCCGCCCCGAGCAAACTGCAGAGACACTTGCGCACCCACACCAAAGACAAGCCCTTCGTGTGCGACTTCAAAAACTGCAACAAGTCGTTTTCGGATAAGCGCAACTTAGACGGGCACAAGTCCTTGCACTCGAACGAATTCAATTTCAGCTGCAAGGAGTGCGGGAAGGCCTTCAGGACGAAGAACAGGCTGAAGCAGCACGGCAAATCGCACACGGCGTCCACGCCGTACGTGTGCGAGGTCTGCTCCAAGGCCTACAAGTACAAGTCGACGCTGATCTTCCACCTGAAGAAGCACAACGGCTACTATTGTCCCCATTGCGAAAAAAACTGCGAAAAAGCTGTGAAACTGGTGAGGCACAAGAGAGTCTGCAACAGTCGACCCAAGTGA
- the LOC138139346 gene encoding zinc finger protein 567-like isoform X1, translating into MQWNQNMCRICGQINETCHSIFNKNPPNDIEDKIKKCLKLELFKDDYKPKQLCNPCLMKLEDFYQFLTICHATDQKFESILLNRHEWGNDTILDYTQQKMSVIVTAKPTLDQLDCNDIDLYKESVLPLENCSINEHEMLEIVENASTYTNLQENLDYLSPGYGMKKFHSDFYPEPTVLRHSSSYQSQDSCSSNVAINYSCQQNLNSQIPASDLYQKNPETFPDLNYANVGLDYSNYGARENIDYPSSYVETNKNESKKVDASQKVFPCPHCDKKFKRRVTLNAHIAIHTKIRPYVCDICKKSYAIKCDLTNHQKVHTDRNKCTYCSSSFPAPSKLQRHLRTHTKDKPFVCDFKNCNKSFSDKRNLDGHKSLHSNEFNFSCKECGKAFRTKNRLKQHGKSHTASTPYVCEVCSKAYKYKSTLIFHLKKHNGYYCPHCEKNCEKAVKLVRHKRVCNSRPK; encoded by the exons ATGCAGTGGAACCAAAACATGTGTAGAATTTGCGGTCAGATCAACGAAACATGCCACTCGATCTTCAACAAGAACCCCCCAAACGACATCGAAgacaaaataaagaaatgttTGAAACTAGAG CTTTTTAAAGATGACTACAAACCCAAACAATTGTGTAACCCATGCCTGATGAAACTCGAAGACTTCTACCAATTCCTGACAATCTGTCACGCCACCGACCAGAAATTCGAGTCGATCTTGTTGAACCGGCACGAATGGGGCAACGACACGATCCTCGACTACACACAACAAAAGATGAGCGTGATCGTGACGGCCAAACCCACCCTAGACCAACTGGACTGCAACGATATCGACTTGTATAAGGAGTCGGTGCTGCCGTTGGAGAACTGCTCCATCAACGAACACGAGATGCTCGAGATCGTCGAGAACGCCAGCACCTACACTAACTTGCAAGAGAATCTCGACTATTTGAGTCCGGGCTACGGGATGAAGAAGTTTCACAGCGACTTCTACCCGGAACCCACGGTTTTGAGGCATTCCTCGAGTTATCAGTCACAGGACTCTTGCTCGTCCAACGTGGCGATCAACTACAGCTGCCAGCAGAACCTCAACTCGCAGATCCCCGCCAGCGACTTGTATCAGAAGAATCCAGAGACGTTTCCAGATTTGAATTACGCCAACGTCGGTCTGGATTATTCGAATTATGGGGCGAGAGAAAACATCGACTATCCGAGTAGTTACGTCGAGACAAACAAGAACGAGTCGAAGAAAGTTGACGCGAGTCAGAAAGTCTTTCCTTGTCCTCACTGCGACAAGAAATTCAAGCGCAGAGTCACGCTGAACGCTCACATAGCAATCCACACGAAGATTCGCCCTTACGTGTGCGACATCTGCAAGAAGTCGTACGCGATCAAGTGCGATTTGACCAACCACCAGAAGGTACACACGGACCGCAACAAGTGCACGTACTGCTCCAGCTCGTTCCCCGCCCCGAGCAAACTGCAGAGACACTTGCGCACCCACACCAAAGACAAGCCCTTCGTGTGCGACTTCAAAAACTGCAACAAGTCGTTTTCGGATAAGCGCAACTTAGACGGGCACAAGTCCTTGCACTCGAACGAATTCAATTTCAGCTGCAAGGAGTGCGGGAAGGCCTTCAGGACGAAGAACAGGCTGAAGCAGCACGGCAAATCGCACACGGCGTCCACGCCGTACGTGTGCGAGGTCTGCTCCAAGGCCTACAAGTACAAGTCGACGCTGATCTTCCACCTGAAGAAGCACAACGGCTACTATTGTCCCCATTGCGAAAAAAACTGCGAAAAAGCTGTGAAACTGGTGAGGCACAAGAGAGTCTGCAACAGTCGACCCAAGTGA
- the LOC138139360 gene encoding uncharacterized protein, which yields MQPEDVEIELPSPCLNGLDSALQRLGMLATSTDSRRDYLKEIRRRSYMNMLHINTRYVSNVSIGFRVRPLTPHVRYKPYTIRERHRTRSENNDTEKDASLRAAADDAAAAVVETSVELAQLKKAKSLESIVAECNPDVDLQSISVENCPELEVVSNCIQNLKVVE from the exons ATGCAACCCGAGGACGTCGAAATCGAG TTGCCCTCCCCGTGCCTGAACGGCCTCGATTCGGCCCTCCAGCGGCTGGGGATGCTGGCGACGAGTACCGACTCCCGGCGGGACTACCTGAAGGAGATCCGCAGGAGATCGTACATGAACATGCTGCACATCAACACCCGGTACGTTAGTAACGTCTCGATAGGTTTTAGGGTGCGACCGCTGACCCCGCACGTGCGGTACAAACCCTACACGATCCGGGAGCGGCACAGGACGCGCTCCGAAAACAACGACACCGAGAAGGACGCCAGTCTGAGGGCGGCGGCCGACGACGCTGCCGCTGCCGTCGTCGAGACCTCGGTCGAGCTGGCCCAGCTGAAGAAGGCCAAATCGCTGGAAAGCATCGTCGCCGAGTGCAATCCCGACGTCGACCTGCAGAGTATTAGCGTAGAGAATTGTCCAGAACTGGAGGTTGTTTCCAATTGTATACAAAATCTGAAAGTTGTCGAGTGA